One genomic segment of Pedobacter endophyticus includes these proteins:
- a CDS encoding type II toxin-antitoxin system HicA family toxin → MKQCPLKCSELYRILTKDGWHAISQKGSHIKMRHATKKGVIIFPNHGSQEIGKGLEIKILKDAGIKR, encoded by the coding sequence ATTAAGCAATGTCCACTGAAATGTTCCGAACTTTATCGCATATTAACGAAAGACGGATGGCATGCGATATCCCAAAAAGGCTCGCACATCAAAATGAGGCATGCAACAAAAAAAGGAGTAATCATATTTCCGAATCATGGTAGTCAAGAAATTGGCAAGGGATTGGAAATAAAAATTCTTAAAGACGCTGGAATTAAAAGATGA
- a CDS encoding VF530 family protein produces the protein MTNFDLMAEIQKNNPLHGITLEKIVTDLQVHYGWATLGSLIRIDCFNNNPTIKSSLNFLRRTPWARKKVEDLYVTTFHN, from the coding sequence ATGACTAATTTTGACCTTATGGCCGAAATACAGAAAAATAATCCATTACACGGAATAACGCTAGAGAAAATAGTAACCGATCTGCAAGTCCATTACGGGTGGGCAACATTAGGAAGTTTAATCAGGATCGATTGCTTCAATAATAACCCAACAATTAAATCAAGTTTGAACTTTTTGAGAAGAACGCCCTGGGCACGAAAAAAAGTGGAGGATTTGTATGTGACAACCTTTCATAACTAA
- a CDS encoding sensor histidine kinase — MITLSDIDQPEKTKGINQLEFWISTTLYILALIGICTSTAYGSGNAYRFSESEIEYSVLRNFFFPEIFKVSMLYISFLLINFCFMPQLVKKNNIALNIILTVLITAFSIVGLMVANTYAQAYRLVETDDIGRAYDRLFGEAFTYIFLLYLLFNAYAYFSEKGMALLQKIQFLKNYNKNIYQELFTSTKIWLLTLMIFAVIFSPTLDYVLVIIWLIAPPVNLLFAFLSIYYTIPNLRKIGKGFGRYFWGNVALTAMICLLLLLALAGFMRNGEAIPIALIFTSIGMICVTTPLAWYLYKNKFEKLTEIQMLKTELGKSDASLNFLKSQINPHFLFNALNTLFGTALQENAERTGEGIQKLGDMMRFMLHENTLDKISLTREVEYLNNYIDLQKLRTSRSADIKIDTHIEEQLNNLQITPMLLIPFIENAFKHGISLQQPSYIKISLQTKERTLYFDVSNSIYIKADNDPEKLKSGIGLENVKQRLSLLYFGKHELIIRESAKEFFVHLTLQLD; from the coding sequence ATGATAACACTTTCCGACATCGATCAGCCAGAAAAGACAAAAGGCATCAATCAACTGGAGTTTTGGATCTCAACAACGCTTTACATTTTAGCCTTAATCGGGATCTGCACTTCTACCGCGTACGGATCGGGCAATGCTTACCGGTTCTCAGAAAGTGAAATTGAATACAGTGTGCTGCGAAACTTCTTCTTTCCAGAAATATTTAAGGTGAGCATGCTCTACATCAGTTTCCTTTTAATCAATTTCTGCTTTATGCCGCAACTCGTTAAAAAGAACAACATTGCGCTGAACATTATCCTTACCGTTTTAATTACGGCCTTTTCTATCGTAGGATTAATGGTTGCCAACACTTATGCGCAAGCGTACCGCCTGGTGGAAACCGACGATATTGGCCGGGCGTACGATAGGCTCTTTGGCGAAGCGTTTACCTACATATTTCTACTTTATTTGCTTTTTAATGCCTACGCCTACTTCAGCGAGAAGGGAATGGCCTTGTTGCAGAAAATCCAGTTCCTAAAAAATTACAACAAAAATATCTATCAGGAACTCTTTACCTCTACTAAGATCTGGTTATTAACACTGATGATTTTTGCGGTGATATTTTCGCCCACGCTCGATTACGTATTGGTTATTATCTGGTTAATTGCTCCACCGGTTAACCTCCTTTTCGCGTTTCTTTCTATTTATTACACCATTCCGAACCTCCGAAAAATTGGTAAAGGCTTCGGAAGATATTTTTGGGGAAACGTTGCATTAACTGCAATGATTTGCTTGTTGTTGCTGCTGGCACTTGCGGGTTTTATGCGAAATGGCGAAGCGATTCCAATTGCCTTAATATTTACCTCAATCGGTATGATTTGCGTAACTACGCCCCTTGCCTGGTATTTATACAAAAACAAGTTCGAAAAGCTAACCGAAATCCAGATGCTTAAAACGGAACTGGGAAAATCTGATGCAAGCCTAAACTTTTTAAAATCGCAAATTAATCCACACTTTTTGTTCAATGCCTTAAATACGCTATTTGGCACCGCCTTACAAGAAAATGCAGAGCGCACGGGCGAGGGCATTCAAAAACTGGGTGATATGATGCGCTTTATGTTGCATGAAAACACCTTAGACAAGATTTCGCTGACACGTGAGGTAGAATATTTGAACAATTACATTGACCTGCAAAAACTGAGAACATCGCGATCTGCCGATATTAAGATCGATACACACATTGAAGAGCAGCTGAATAACTTGCAAATTACGCCGATGCTGCTAATTCCTTTTATCGAAAATGCATTTAAGCACGGCATTAGTTTACAACAACCCTCATACATTAAAATCAGCCTGCAAACAAAAGAGCGGACCTTGTATTTCGATGTGAGCAACAGCATTTATATTAAGGCCGACAATGACCCTGAAAAGCTGAAAAGCGGTATTGGATTGGAAAATGTAAAACAACGTTTATCGCTGCTTTACTTCGGCAAACATGAGTTGATTATTCGCGAAAGTGCAAAAGAGTTCTTTGTTCATTTAACCTTACAGTTGGATTAA
- a CDS encoding Spx/MgsR family RNA polymerase-binding regulatory protein, producing the protein MIVYGIPNCNTVKKSLDWLKAHQIDFEFHDFKKKGVTADKLNQWFEAFGWETVLNKKGLTWKKLSKEEQAAIDSPAKAIDYLTANTSAIKRPIIEKEGLAVLISFDEEKYNETLG; encoded by the coding sequence ATGATCGTTTACGGAATTCCAAATTGCAACACAGTAAAAAAATCGCTCGACTGGCTAAAAGCACATCAAATCGATTTCGAGTTTCACGATTTTAAGAAAAAAGGCGTAACGGCCGACAAATTGAACCAATGGTTTGAAGCTTTTGGTTGGGAAACGGTATTAAATAAAAAAGGTTTAACCTGGAAAAAGCTAAGTAAGGAAGAACAAGCGGCAATTGACAGCCCTGCAAAGGCAATTGATTACCTTACAGCAAATACAAGTGCAATTAAAAGACCGATAATTGAAAAAGAGGGGCTTGCGGTATTGATTTCATTTGATGAGGAAAAATACAATGAAACACTTGGCTAG
- a CDS encoding LytR/AlgR family response regulator transcription factor, with translation MIAIAIDDEPIALDVIRSHASKVPFVELTDTFTDAFAAISYLQQNKVDLIFLDIKMPDISGIDFLKSLSKPPMVIFTTAYTEHAVQSFELDAIDYLLKPFSLSRFLKACNKAQELFTLRGQKAEDKVDYIFIKDGYEQIKVELEDIQYIEASGNYTQIQLKDKLISSRITINELAELLPKAEFVRCHRAYIVPKNKVTKFDRNQIWIGDKIIPIGPSYGNIQLS, from the coding sequence ATGATTGCCATTGCCATAGATGATGAACCGATTGCGCTTGATGTAATAAGATCGCACGCCTCGAAAGTTCCATTTGTAGAACTTACCGATACGTTTACCGATGCCTTTGCGGCAATCAGCTATCTGCAGCAAAACAAGGTAGATTTGATTTTTTTGGATATTAAGATGCCCGATATTAGCGGCATCGACTTTTTAAAAAGCCTAAGCAAGCCACCCATGGTCATTTTTACCACGGCCTATACCGAGCACGCCGTACAAAGCTTCGAACTCGATGCTATTGATTATTTACTCAAACCATTTTCACTTTCGCGTTTTTTAAAAGCCTGCAACAAAGCGCAGGAACTGTTTACACTGAGAGGGCAAAAAGCCGAAGATAAAGTCGACTATATTTTTATAAAGGATGGCTATGAGCAGATCAAGGTCGAATTAGAGGATATTCAATATATCGAAGCATCGGGAAACTATACGCAAATACAACTAAAAGATAAGCTGATCAGTTCGCGAATCACCATTAACGAACTGGCAGAATTGCTTCCGAAAGCAGAGTTTGTCCGTTGTCATCGGGCTTACATTGTTCCTAAAAACAAGGTTACGAAGTTTGATCGCAACCAAATCTGGATCGGCGACAAAATTATCCCCATTGGGCCAAGCTATGGTAACATACAGCTGTCGTAA
- a CDS encoding carboxypeptidase-like regulatory domain-containing protein — protein MYKLLIFLFIALPVSVFAQTVTTGTVFDYSKKTLSLPGVNVRNLNSKKSTNTNKEGKYTIAANVGDLLEFSAVGYHTDTLYLTNLLNRTIYLPVKSTSLAEVDVKAVRMNSQITDAKDPLAEKYTLLNTGGNLNRKRMTDKVGGLNLNLGYGKYKRQQRKEAELEEREMYLEEIDEHFTEKAIVDLTKLQGEELKNFMIIYRPTVEQVKTERPYRYDFYISQAFVAWQKLTPAQKKLRDLPKLKID, from the coding sequence ATGTATAAGCTCCTCATTTTTCTATTTATTGCACTGCCAGTTAGTGTATTTGCGCAAACTGTAACCACCGGAACTGTTTTCGATTACTCCAAAAAAACACTTTCGCTGCCGGGTGTAAATGTCCGAAACTTGAATAGCAAAAAATCTACTAACACCAATAAAGAAGGTAAATATACGATTGCAGCAAATGTGGGCGATTTGCTCGAGTTTTCTGCCGTAGGTTACCATACCGATACGCTTTACTTAACCAACCTGTTAAACAGAACCATTTATTTGCCTGTTAAATCGACCAGTTTGGCAGAGGTTGATGTAAAAGCGGTGCGGATGAACAGTCAGATTACAGACGCAAAAGATCCGTTGGCCGAAAAATACACCTTATTAAATACAGGCGGTAACCTTAACCGCAAACGAATGACTGATAAGGTGGGTGGCTTAAATCTTAACCTTGGTTATGGCAAATACAAGCGGCAGCAACGCAAAGAGGCCGAGCTAGAGGAACGCGAAATGTACCTTGAGGAGATAGACGAACACTTTACCGAAAAAGCAATTGTAGATTTAACAAAACTTCAGGGAGAAGAACTGAAGAATTTTATGATCATTTACCGCCCCACTGTTGAGCAGGTAAAAACAGAGCGGCCTTATCGCTACGATTTTTACATATCGCAAGCCTTCGTTGCCTGGCAGAAATTAACGCCAGCGCAGAAAAAACTTAGAGATTTACCAAAACTTAAGATCGACTAA
- a CDS encoding GIY-YIG nuclease family protein, whose translation MKYYYVYILKCKDNSYYTGITNDIDRRFIEHETGENSNCYTFKRRPLTPVFCEYFIDVNYAIEFEKQVKGWSRKKKEAIIDQNWDKLKELSICNNESSHKNHWIKKGFDSAQDDK comes from the coding sequence ATGAAATATTACTACGTTTACATTCTTAAATGCAAAGATAATTCCTATTATACGGGTATCACAAATGATATTGATAGAAGATTTATCGAACATGAAACTGGTGAAAACAGCAATTGTTATACATTTAAAAGAAGACCGTTAACACCTGTTTTTTGTGAATATTTTATAGATGTAAATTATGCTATCGAATTTGAAAAGCAAGTAAAAGGATGGTCTCGGAAAAAGAAGGAAGCAATTATAGACCAAAACTGGGATAAACTTAAGGAGCTATCCATTTGCAACAATGAAAGCAGTCATAAAAATCATTGGATAAAAAAAGGCTTCGACTCCGCTCAGGATGACAAGTAG
- a CDS encoding helix-turn-helix domain-containing protein has protein sequence MAKRKIIMTVEKTDTGFSAYSERYPIFTTGRSIPELINSAYEATEFYFEEEKVKLEPNDIKFEIDFKQFFKYYKVLNAKFLAEKIGMNSTLLSQYVSGTKKPSTKQAEKILSGIHQIGQELSGINLLQTA, from the coding sequence ATGGCTAAAAGGAAAATTATAATGACTGTTGAGAAAACGGATACCGGTTTCTCTGCGTATTCTGAGCGTTACCCTATATTTACTACAGGAAGATCTATTCCTGAATTGATAAATAGCGCCTATGAAGCAACTGAGTTTTACTTTGAGGAAGAAAAAGTAAAATTAGAACCGAATGATATAAAATTTGAAATTGACTTTAAACAGTTTTTTAAATATTATAAGGTATTAAATGCTAAGTTCTTAGCTGAAAAAATCGGAATGAACTCCACGTTGCTTTCTCAGTATGTTTCAGGAACCAAAAAGCCATCAACAAAACAAGCTGAAAAAATTTTAAGCGGAATTCATCAGATAGGACAGGAACTATCTGGTATTAATTTATTGCAAACAGCTTAG
- a CDS encoding M1 family metallopeptidase, giving the protein MKIRLLAVCMAWLAVILNTSAQTTTKTPTNYNPAEAFGPLFYTQNGNEFRSAIGAPGPKYWQNRADYNITAELNEATSTVTGTVTITYKNNSPDKLPYLWLQLDQNTFKQDSRGKMVTPSRSRYGAQGEQFDGGYKIGKVSVMQKAAAVKFTSLVEDTRMQIRLDQPLAANGDMVTVKIDYAYIVPKQGSDRTGHLTTKNGEIFAIAQWFPRMCVYDDVIGWNTLPYWGGGEFYCEYGDINFAITAPATHIVMGSGELLNPQEVFTATQLQRWNAAKNSDATVHIRTEAEVTDPASRPAKQKLTWKFKIVNARDAAWASSKAFVLDAARINLPSGKKSLAVSAQPVESNGVDAYGRGVEYVKSTIEHYSTKWFEYPYPMAVNVATNIGGMEYPGIVFCGWNAKKGGAWGVIDHEFGHTWFPMIVGSNERKYGWMDEGFNTFINGISSQNFNKGEYAERPADMNKIGKAAIGNPIYENIMQMPDGMIERNIGINLYSKPGWGLDILRAQILGEDRFDYAFRQYIKNWAFKHPTPFDFFRSMENGAGEDLAWFWRSWFLNSWKMDQAIAGVEAVKENNKTTGYNITVANLEKMPMPIILQVKTKGGKTDIIKVPVDVWMKNTSWIIRYPSTDEVESVTLDPDKVLPDSNPDNNSWSPQGN; this is encoded by the coding sequence ATGAAAATTAGACTACTTGCTGTTTGTATGGCCTGGCTAGCTGTTATTTTAAACACTTCGGCCCAAACAACAACAAAAACACCAACAAACTACAATCCGGCTGAGGCATTTGGCCCATTATTTTACACGCAGAATGGTAACGAGTTTCGATCGGCGATTGGCGCTCCGGGGCCAAAGTACTGGCAAAACCGTGCCGATTATAACATCACTGCCGAGCTTAATGAGGCTACGAGCACAGTTACGGGAACGGTTACGATTACCTATAAAAACAACAGCCCCGATAAATTACCTTATTTGTGGTTACAACTAGACCAAAATACTTTTAAGCAAGATTCCAGAGGGAAGATGGTTACGCCATCGCGCAGTCGTTACGGTGCCCAAGGCGAACAATTCGACGGTGGGTATAAGATCGGCAAGGTAAGTGTAATGCAAAAAGCTGCTGCCGTTAAGTTTACTTCGTTGGTAGAAGATACGAGGATGCAGATTCGCTTAGATCAGCCGCTGGCTGCCAATGGCGATATGGTTACCGTTAAAATTGATTACGCTTATATTGTTCCGAAACAAGGATCGGATAGAACAGGCCATTTAACAACCAAGAACGGTGAAATATTTGCTATTGCGCAATGGTTTCCACGCATGTGCGTTTACGACGACGTGATTGGTTGGAATACATTACCGTATTGGGGAGGTGGTGAGTTTTACTGCGAGTACGGCGATATCAACTTCGCTATTACTGCTCCGGCAACACATATCGTAATGGGTTCGGGCGAGTTGTTAAATCCGCAGGAGGTTTTTACTGCAACTCAATTGCAAAGATGGAACGCTGCAAAAAATAGTGATGCCACCGTTCATATTCGTACTGAGGCTGAAGTTACTGACCCGGCATCTCGCCCGGCCAAACAAAAACTGACCTGGAAGTTTAAGATCGTTAACGCCCGCGACGCTGCCTGGGCTTCGTCGAAAGCCTTTGTTTTGGATGCTGCACGTATCAATTTACCGAGTGGTAAAAAATCGTTAGCGGTTTCGGCTCAGCCGGTAGAAAGCAATGGCGTTGATGCGTATGGCCGTGGTGTAGAGTATGTAAAATCGACAATTGAACATTATTCGACCAAGTGGTTCGAGTATCCTTATCCAATGGCAGTAAACGTGGCAACAAATATTGGAGGTATGGAGTATCCGGGTATTGTTTTTTGCGGTTGGAATGCCAAAAAGGGAGGCGCGTGGGGCGTAATAGACCACGAGTTCGGCCATACCTGGTTCCCAATGATTGTAGGTTCGAACGAGCGTAAATATGGATGGATGGATGAGGGTTTCAATACCTTTATCAACGGTATTTCTTCTCAGAATTTCAATAAGGGTGAATACGCAGAGCGTCCTGCAGATATGAACAAAATCGGTAAGGCCGCCATTGGCAACCCGATATACGAAAACATCATGCAGATGCCTGACGGAATGATAGAAAGAAACATCGGTATTAATTTGTACAGTAAACCAGGTTGGGGATTGGACATTTTAAGAGCGCAAATACTCGGCGAAGATCGTTTCGATTATGCCTTCCGTCAATACATCAAAAACTGGGCATTTAAACACCCAACGCCGTTTGATTTTTTCCGTTCGATGGAAAATGGCGCAGGTGAAGATTTAGCCTGGTTTTGGAGAAGCTGGTTCTTAAACAGCTGGAAAATGGATCAGGCGATAGCAGGCGTGGAGGCTGTGAAAGAAAATAACAAAACTACTGGTTACAACATTACGGTAGCTAACTTAGAAAAAATGCCAATGCCAATTATTCTTCAGGTTAAAACAAAAGGCGGTAAAACCGACATCATAAAGGTACCGGTTGATGTTTGGATGAAAAATACCTCGTGGATAATTCGTTACCCGAGCACCGACGAGGTAGAATCCGTAACGCTGGATCCTGATAAGGTTTTGCCAGATTCAAACCCGGACAATAATAGCTGGTCTCCACAAGGAAACTAA